One stretch of Chryseobacterium fluminis DNA includes these proteins:
- a CDS encoding porin family protein has protein sequence MKKLFLGLAMTAGALLSAQQTSGPAGTGPVRFGIKAGANAASFNEQKFGTNVMKLGLYGGVYADFPISQLFSFQPEVLYSQMGAESVDIEKTEVDENIKGSKVSLNYISVPLMLQIRPGKRFYIEAGPEFSYFLNGKSEGEKAVTTVVNGVTVTNSESFSENIQNDDINKFNVGLGLGLGYYFSDHLGINARYVNSLTDIGKDRVDGQSIVTNRVFQLGLNYKF, from the coding sequence ATGAAGAAATTATTTCTAGGACTTGCCATGACAGCAGGAGCATTATTGTCTGCACAGCAAACATCAGGACCGGCAGGAACAGGACCTGTTAGATTTGGTATCAAGGCTGGTGCTAATGCGGCTTCTTTTAATGAGCAAAAGTTCGGTACCAATGTCATGAAGCTGGGATTATACGGTGGCGTCTATGCCGACTTCCCTATTTCTCAACTTTTCAGTTTTCAGCCGGAAGTATTATACAGTCAGATGGGCGCGGAAAGTGTTGATATAGAGAAAACGGAAGTTGATGAAAATATTAAAGGATCAAAAGTTTCTTTAAATTATATTTCTGTTCCGCTGATGCTTCAGATAAGGCCGGGCAAAAGATTTTATATAGAAGCAGGACCCGAGTTCAGCTACTTTCTAAATGGAAAATCCGAGGGAGAAAAAGCAGTGACCACCGTTGTAAATGGCGTTACCGTTACCAATAGCGAATCCTTCTCAGAGAATATTCAGAATGATGATATCAACAAGTTTAATGTAGGTCTCGGATTAGGTCTCGGATATTATTTTTCTGACCATTTAGGGATCAATGCAAGATATGTAAATAGTCTGACTGATATTGGCAAG
- a CDS encoding porin family protein, with the protein MTKLFLSLAVTVSTLVLAQENTKPTSSPVSFGLKAGFNLSRVSSDYAEFKAGFNGGAFVNIPVSSKFSVQPEVIYNGLGAQHYTYYYYSDYYAYYVDYTDARLNLDYISVPVMLQYNILPELYVEAGPQFGFLVGTHVRVNGESVKVKKDYEGFDFGIGLGVGYYFTPNIGITGRYTAGITDILKNNPGSSVRNNAFQIGMAYNFR; encoded by the coding sequence ATGACGAAATTATTTTTAAGCTTAGCTGTTACAGTTAGCACATTAGTATTGGCACAGGAAAATACTAAACCTACGTCTTCTCCGGTTTCATTTGGATTAAAGGCAGGTTTTAATCTTTCCAGAGTTTCCTCAGATTATGCAGAATTCAAAGCCGGATTTAATGGCGGGGCATTTGTAAACATTCCTGTATCATCAAAATTCAGCGTTCAGCCGGAAGTCATTTATAACGGATTGGGTGCACAGCATTATACGTATTATTACTACTCTGATTATTATGCGTATTATGTGGATTATACAGATGCCCGATTAAATCTTGATTACATTTCAGTACCTGTTATGTTGCAGTACAATATCCTGCCTGAGCTTTATGTGGAAGCAGGACCACAATTTGGGTTTTTAGTGGGTACTCATGTACGGGTTAATGGAGAATCTGTAAAAGTTAAAAAAGATTACGAGGGGTTTGATTTTGGAATCGGCTTAGGAGTAGGATATTATTTTACACCCAATATAGGTATTACCGGACGATATACTGCGGGGATAACTGATATTCTTAAAAACAACCCCGGAAGTTCCGTAAGAAATAATGCATTCCAGATAGGGATGGCATACAATTTCAGATAA
- a CDS encoding porin family protein: protein MKKLFLGLAISAGSLIFAQETVKTSTSPVKFGIKAGLNVSSVNADDSKAKAGIYGGFFANIPVATSFSVQPELLYNGMGAKHKDLSDVRLNLDYISIPVMLQYNILPELYLEAGPQFSFAINRKIKGDGGSADVQNFYKGFDFGVGLGAGYYFAQGFGLTARFVAGATDIIENNNNNDAVRNSVFQIGIAYKF from the coding sequence ATGAAAAAATTATTTCTGGGACTGGCTATCTCTGCCGGCTCACTTATTTTTGCACAGGAAACAGTGAAAACCAGCACCTCTCCCGTAAAATTCGGCATTAAAGCAGGACTTAATGTTTCTTCAGTCAATGCCGATGATTCTAAAGCAAAAGCAGGAATTTACGGTGGATTTTTTGCGAATATTCCTGTTGCTACTTCATTCAGTGTTCAGCCTGAACTTTTATACAACGGAATGGGGGCAAAACACAAAGATCTTTCTGATGTAAGGCTGAATCTTGATTATATTTCAATACCGGTGATGCTGCAGTACAATATCCTTCCTGAGCTATATCTGGAAGCAGGTCCTCAATTCAGTTTTGCCATTAACAGAAAGATCAAGGGTGACGGCGGATCTGCAGACGTGCAGAACTTTTACAAAGGATTTGATTTTGGGGTTGGCCTGGGTGCCGGATATTATTTTGCTCAGGGATTCGGGCTTACGGCCAGATTTGTTGCAGGAGCTACTGATATCATCGAAAACAATAATAATAACGATGCTGTAAGAAACAGTGTTTTCCAGATTGGGATTGCTTATAAGTTTTAA
- a CDS encoding porin family protein, whose amino-acid sequence MKKLILGLAVTAGSLAFAQQTPVTSSSPVAFGVKAGMNVSSITNDSGLDDQGSKIGFNAGVFANIPIASSFSIQPEVLYSQYGDKYDQTVLGTRYSSSRHLDYIAVPVMFQYNVIPNLYLEAGPEFGFMVNAKNKAKNETNNETISESGDYKDSLNKFNFGIGIGAGYYFTDNIGITARYVAGLTDIAKDRPSGSDAIRNNVFQVGLAFKFR is encoded by the coding sequence ATGAAAAAGTTAATTTTAGGATTAGCAGTAACAGCAGGTTCATTGGCTTTTGCTCAACAGACACCTGTAACCTCATCTAGTCCGGTAGCATTTGGTGTTAAAGCTGGAATGAACGTATCTTCTATTACTAATGACAGCGGTCTTGATGATCAGGGCTCAAAAATAGGATTCAATGCAGGTGTTTTTGCCAATATTCCTATTGCAAGCTCTTTCAGTATTCAGCCAGAGGTTTTATACTCTCAGTACGGAGATAAATACGACCAGACCGTTCTGGGAACAAGATATTCTTCTTCCAGACATCTTGACTATATTGCCGTACCGGTAATGTTTCAGTACAACGTAATTCCAAACCTTTATTTAGAAGCAGGCCCTGAATTCGGATTTATGGTGAATGCTAAGAATAAAGCAAAAAATGAAACGAATAACGAAACAATTTCAGAATCCGGTGATTATAAAGACAGCCTAAACAAATTCAATTTTGGTATCGGAATCGGGGCCGGATATTATTTTACGGATAATATCGGAATCACCGCAAGATATGTTGCCGGTCTTACTGATATAGCCAAAGACAGACCCAGCGGATCTGATGCAATCAGAAACAACGTATTTCAGGTTGGTTTAGCTTTTAAATTCAGATAA
- the aroB gene encoding 3-dehydroquinate synthase: protein MITIADDNFSQLNDFLQEKTFSKIFILVDENTHEYCLPVLLGNLETDLAFEILEIEAGEEMKNIQTANQLWEILTEMQADRKALVINLGGGVITDMGGFVASTYKRGIKFINIPTTLLSMCDASIGGKTGIDLMHFKNMVGTFAFPEKIFVYPKFLETLPFKELRSGFAEMLKHGLIADKKHWEALIQIQKLDAESLVPCIQQSMDIKQEVVQQDFYEQNIRKSLNFGHTIGHAVESLCLEQGNPVLHGEAVAAGMICEAHLSYLEGLVSEEDQSIIVDNIRRYYPYLDISDFKDEEITAFLLNDKKNTENKINFSLITGIGSCGFDIRCSDKNIVKAIHFYRKLIDN, encoded by the coding sequence ATGATAACAATAGCAGATGATAATTTTTCTCAGTTAAACGACTTTTTACAAGAAAAAACTTTCAGCAAAATCTTTATTTTAGTTGATGAAAATACACACGAATATTGTCTTCCTGTTCTTTTAGGGAACCTGGAAACCGATCTCGCCTTTGAGATCCTGGAAATTGAGGCGGGTGAAGAAATGAAAAATATTCAGACGGCCAATCAGCTTTGGGAAATACTGACGGAAATGCAGGCAGACAGGAAAGCGCTTGTTATTAATCTTGGCGGTGGTGTCATTACCGATATGGGAGGTTTCGTAGCTTCTACCTATAAAAGAGGAATTAAATTTATTAATATTCCTACTACGCTGTTGTCCATGTGTGATGCTTCTATAGGAGGTAAAACAGGTATCGACCTGATGCATTTCAAAAATATGGTGGGAACATTTGCATTTCCTGAAAAAATATTCGTTTATCCTAAGTTTTTAGAAACCCTTCCTTTTAAAGAATTGCGGAGCGGATTTGCAGAGATGTTGAAGCATGGCTTAATTGCCGATAAAAAACATTGGGAAGCTCTTATTCAGATTCAGAAGCTGGATGCAGAATCGCTTGTACCCTGTATTCAGCAGTCAATGGACATCAAACAGGAAGTGGTACAGCAGGATTTTTATGAGCAGAATATCCGTAAAAGTTTGAATTTCGGCCATACCATCGGCCATGCAGTAGAAAGCTTATGTCTGGAACAAGGCAATCCTGTACTTCACGGTGAAGCGGTAGCGGCAGGAATGATCTGTGAAGCCCATCTCTCCTATCTTGAAGGATTGGTATCGGAGGAAGACCAGTCAATCATTGTGGACAATATTCGGAGATACTATCCTTATTTAGATATCAGCGATTTCAAAGATGAGGAAATCACCGCATTTTTATTAAATGACAAAAAAAATACGGAAAACAAAATTAATTTCTCGCTGATTACCGGTATAGGATCATGTGGATTTGATATCCGCTGCAGCGATAAAAATATTGTCAAAGCAATACATTTCTACAGAAAACTGATTGATAATTAA
- a CDS encoding pseudouridine synthase: MSRDNNSGKPKRPRTSTRNNSDDSRASRSGNSSGSKPFKKPFPKAGERNSDSKRSGDTSYQARMDKKFGKTEQEPFITNPGEEKKPFAKSAPKRGGSRPTKSFDTRDKYERGSLKYGRRPGSGDDRNQDGAKSFVQKRRLNKIEKDIHKDTIRLNKYIANSGICSRREADELITQGLVEVNGKVVTEMGYQVQKVDKVVFDGQNITPEKPVYVLLNKPKGYISTTKDDKARKTVMDLVANASPYRVFPVGRLDRSTTGVILLTNDGHMTKKLTHPSFDAKKIYHVTLDKKLTNEDMKLIAEGIRLDEGIAVVDQISFIEGKPKNEIGIEIHIGWNRVIRRIFQRLGYEVEALDRVMFAGLTKKNIKRGHWRILTELEVNNLKML; encoded by the coding sequence ATGAGCAGAGACAATAATTCAGGAAAACCAAAAAGACCAAGAACTTCAACAAGAAATAATTCTGATGATTCTCGTGCTTCTAGATCCGGAAATTCTTCAGGATCTAAACCTTTCAAAAAACCATTCCCAAAGGCCGGAGAGAGAAATTCTGATTCAAAAAGAAGTGGTGACACAAGTTACCAGGCCCGTATGGATAAGAAATTTGGAAAAACCGAACAAGAGCCTTTTATTACCAATCCGGGTGAGGAAAAGAAGCCATTTGCCAAATCTGCTCCGAAAAGAGGAGGAAGCAGACCAACAAAAAGTTTTGACACCAGAGATAAATATGAAAGAGGCAGTTTAAAATACGGAAGAAGGCCGGGAAGCGGAGATGACAGAAATCAGGATGGCGCAAAATCTTTTGTGCAGAAAAGAAGACTGAATAAAATAGAGAAAGATATTCATAAAGATACAATCCGTCTTAATAAATATATTGCCAATTCCGGAATCTGCAGCAGGAGAGAAGCAGACGAATTAATCACTCAGGGACTTGTAGAAGTTAACGGAAAAGTGGTTACGGAGATGGGATACCAGGTTCAGAAAGTGGATAAGGTGGTTTTTGACGGACAGAATATTACTCCTGAAAAGCCGGTGTATGTACTTTTAAATAAACCCAAAGGATATATTTCCACTACTAAGGATGACAAAGCAAGAAAAACGGTGATGGATTTAGTTGCTAATGCTTCTCCTTACCGTGTTTTTCCGGTAGGTAGACTGGACCGTTCTACAACCGGAGTAATTCTTTTGACGAATGACGGGCACATGACCAAAAAATTAACGCATCCGTCATTTGATGCCAAAAAGATTTATCATGTGACGCTGGATAAGAAACTGACGAACGAAGACATGAAGCTGATTGCTGAAGGTATCCGTCTGGATGAAGGAATAGCGGTAGTGGATCAGATCTCTTTTATCGAAGGAAAACCAAAGAATGAGATCGGAATAGAAATCCACATCGGCTGGAACCGTGTGATCAGAAGGATTTTCCAAAGATTAGGATACGAAGTAGAGGCATTAGACAGAGTTATGTTTGCAGGATTAACGAAGAAGAACATCAAAAGAGGACACTGGAGAATTCTTACAGAACTGGAAGTGAATAATCTGAAAATGCTTTAA
- the pncA gene encoding bifunctional nicotinamidase/pyrazinamidase, with the protein MKKALIVVDVQNDFCEGGALAVPGANEVIPYINLLMEDNEYDQIILTQDWHPSNHKSFASNNGRKIGESIILNGVPQFMWPDHCVQGTSGAEFHKDLNRDKVTHIVQKGKNTEIDSYSGFQDNNHFMKTGLDDFLKYHEIQLVEIVGLAMDYCVKFTCTDAVANGYVTCLHFNGTRAVNVKPDNGRDAIYEMIQKGVTVLG; encoded by the coding sequence ATGAAAAAAGCGTTAATCGTCGTAGATGTACAGAATGATTTTTGCGAAGGTGGTGCATTAGCAGTTCCGGGAGCGAATGAAGTGATTCCCTATATTAATCTCCTCATGGAAGATAATGAGTATGATCAGATCATTTTAACACAGGACTGGCATCCTTCCAATCATAAAAGTTTCGCCAGCAATAATGGCAGGAAAATCGGAGAAAGCATTATTTTAAATGGTGTACCGCAGTTTATGTGGCCGGATCACTGTGTTCAGGGAACCTCCGGAGCCGAGTTCCATAAAGATCTGAACAGAGATAAGGTGACGCACATTGTACAAAAAGGAAAAAATACTGAAATTGATTCATACAGCGGTTTTCAGGATAATAATCACTTTATGAAAACCGGGTTGGATGATTTCTTAAAATATCACGAAATTCAGCTGGTGGAAATCGTAGGTCTTGCGATGGATTACTGCGTGAAATTTACCTGTACCGATGCTGTGGCCAACGGATATGTAACCTGCCTTCATTTCAACGGAACACGCGCTGTCAACGTAAAACCGGATAATGGCAGAGATGCGATTTATGAAATGATCCAGAAAGGGGTAACCGTTTTAGGTTAA
- a CDS encoding DEAD/DEAH box helicase produces MSFESLGLSHHIIRSVNKLGYLKPFPIQEQAVPVILQGKDLMGIAQTGSGKTACFVMPILEKLQNGEVKKDRNVQVLILVPTRELAIQIDEVFRAFTENLKREIRTMAVYGGVSINPQMKGLFGVEVLIATPGRLLDLIDHNALSISEIQHLVIDEADKMFQLGFEEEMNKLFSLMPVIKQTTLFSATLNDKVSEMKERLAIDPVIIEIRKQEVEIDHIEQLAYHVSPENKGPFLRYLIKEKKVEKALIFVSSTRAADNLVEKLKKNKIKAVAIHSQKSQGARRNNLEEFRVNGAQILVATDLIGRGIHIDALPCVINYELPRSPLDYVHRIGRTGRAHEKGTAISILTDDELQHFRVIQKKMGKRVTLQRTEGIDLHGY; encoded by the coding sequence ATGTCATTTGAGTCTTTAGGATTATCACACCATATTATTCGCTCGGTTAACAAGCTAGGCTATCTTAAGCCATTTCCTATTCAGGAGCAGGCTGTTCCTGTGATCTTACAAGGGAAGGATCTGATGGGTATTGCACAGACCGGATCCGGAAAAACCGCCTGTTTTGTGATGCCGATATTAGAAAAATTACAGAATGGAGAAGTAAAAAAGGACCGTAATGTTCAGGTGCTGATATTGGTACCAACCCGTGAACTGGCCATCCAGATCGATGAGGTTTTCAGGGCGTTTACAGAAAATCTGAAGCGTGAGATCCGTACCATGGCTGTATATGGTGGAGTTTCAATTAATCCGCAGATGAAAGGCCTTTTTGGCGTGGAAGTTCTAATTGCCACACCGGGACGTTTGCTGGATTTGATAGATCATAACGCGTTAAGTATTTCAGAAATTCAGCATTTGGTGATTGATGAAGCAGATAAAATGTTTCAGCTGGGATTTGAGGAGGAAATGAATAAACTGTTTTCCTTAATGCCGGTGATAAAACAGACCACTTTATTTTCAGCTACGCTCAATGATAAAGTTTCTGAGATGAAGGAACGTTTAGCGATTGACCCGGTGATCATTGAGATCAGGAAACAGGAAGTGGAAATTGATCATATCGAACAGCTGGCTTATCATGTTTCTCCGGAAAACAAAGGACCTTTTCTGCGTTATCTGATCAAAGAAAAAAAAGTGGAGAAAGCACTGATCTTTGTTTCATCTACCAGAGCTGCGGATAATTTAGTCGAAAAACTGAAAAAAAACAAAATAAAAGCGGTGGCTATTCACAGCCAGAAATCGCAGGGTGCCCGTAGAAATAATCTGGAAGAATTCAGGGTAAATGGTGCTCAGATCTTAGTCGCTACCGACTTAATTGGCCGTGGTATCCACATTGATGCGCTGCCTTGTGTCATCAACTATGAATTACCACGCTCCCCTTTAGATTATGTTCACCGGATCGGAAGAACAGGCCGTGCCCATGAAAAGGGGACTGCCATCAGCATTCTTACGGATGATGAATTACAGCACTTCAGGGTCATTCAAAAGAAAATGGGAAAGAGGGTAACTTTACAGCGAACGGAAGGCATTGACCTACATGGTTATTAA
- a CDS encoding YfiT family bacillithiol transferase, translating into MSDLEKKKFPIGPFEAPENICDIMLDEHIKVIRDFPGRLKNLIEDFSDDQLDTPYREGGWTVRQLVNHLADSHINSFMRFKLALTEENPTIKPYDEARWAELQDSINMPVKPAMRMIKGTHQRWVALLKSLTNKQFERTFNHPEHRKSNNLRFYLAMYAWHCNHHYAHIENLKTERGW; encoded by the coding sequence ATGAGCGATTTAGAAAAAAAGAAATTTCCGATAGGTCCGTTTGAGGCTCCTGAAAACATCTGTGACATCATGCTTGATGAGCATATAAAAGTGATCAGGGATTTTCCGGGCAGATTAAAAAATCTTATCGAGGATTTTTCAGATGATCAGTTAGACACTCCGTATCGTGAAGGCGGATGGACCGTAAGACAGCTCGTGAATCATCTTGCGGACAGCCACATCAACAGTTTTATGCGTTTTAAACTGGCTTTAACCGAAGAGAACCCTACCATAAAACCCTACGATGAAGCCCGATGGGCTGAATTGCAGGACAGCATCAATATGCCTGTAAAACCTGCGATGAGAATGATTAAAGGAACTCATCAGAGATGGGTGGCATTGCTTAAAAGCTTAACCAACAAACAGTTCGAAAGAACGTTTAATCATCCTGAACATCGTAAAAGCAATAATCTGAGATTTTATCTGGCGATGTATGCCTGGCATTGCAACCATCATTATGCCCACATCGAAAACCTGAAAACCGAAAGAGGCTGGTGA
- a CDS encoding DUF1569 domain-containing protein: protein MRKTLHNRLFFEEIVTRISRLSENSSGKWGKMNAAQMLRHCDLVLQIALKKIDIPKINPLFEAIGFLTKKEMQIFNNGIPRNMPTFQKLIINFECDFNDSRKGLLKTLEEYWFAYQNNNLPDRHVLFGKMREKDWGFLEYKHLHHHLKQFKV from the coding sequence GTGAGAAAAACACTTCACAACCGCTTGTTTTTTGAAGAGATAGTAACCCGTATTTCCAGACTTTCAGAAAATTCCTCAGGAAAATGGGGGAAAATGAATGCCGCCCAGATGCTCAGACATTGTGACCTTGTTCTGCAGATTGCCTTGAAAAAGATTGATATTCCGAAGATTAATCCTCTTTTTGAAGCCATAGGATTTTTAACGAAAAAAGAAATGCAGATTTTCAATAACGGAATTCCCAGAAATATGCCTACTTTTCAAAAACTAATCATTAATTTTGAGTGTGATTTTAATGATTCCAGAAAAGGCTTGCTGAAAACACTGGAAGAGTATTGGTTTGCTTATCAGAACAATAATCTGCCTGACAGGCATGTTCTTTTTGGAAAGATGAGAGAAAAAGACTGGGGATTTTTGGAATATAAACATCTTCACCATCACCTAAAACAATTTAAAGTATGA
- the ytxJ gene encoding bacillithiol system redox-active protein YtxJ, with translation MSFFDKIFGGKQEDSEQKSFWKNIENEEDLKAAIEASYQHKIGIFKHSTSCFISKTVLRNFEKELEGQDGNPVVYYLDLLAHRPLSNKIAEDFGIRHESPQFIVLENGKAINNASHQDISLSQLV, from the coding sequence ATGAGTTTTTTTGATAAAATATTTGGCGGTAAGCAGGAAGATTCTGAACAGAAATCTTTTTGGAAAAATATAGAAAATGAAGAAGATCTGAAGGCTGCTATTGAAGCCTCTTATCAACATAAAATCGGTATTTTCAAACATTCGACAAGCTGCTTTATCAGTAAGACGGTCTTGAGAAATTTTGAAAAAGAACTTGAAGGACAGGACGGAAATCCGGTAGTTTACTATCTGGACCTGCTGGCTCACCGGCCTCTTTCCAATAAGATTGCAGAAGATTTCGGGATCCGGCACGAAAGTCCGCAATTCATCGTCTTGGAAAACGGAAAAGCCATTAACAATGCTTCTCACCAGGATATTTCCTTAAGCCAGCTTGTATAA
- a CDS encoding Crp/Fnr family transcriptional regulator: MKNINNYLAKVLDVPLEKVNLCSLHYEVKKIPKNQFVLQYGEVCRHIYFVEKGLLKMYSIDKNGKEHIIQFAPESWLISDRSSLYFNEKSIYYIEAVEDSEILMLHPDFISKLVGEFPNSLEKSDILVQKHIKSLQDRINSLLGETAEERYMKFIRMYPDLLLRVPQWMIASYLGITPESLSRVRKELARKNFVTDNK; encoded by the coding sequence ATGAAAAATATTAATAATTACCTGGCAAAAGTCCTGGACGTCCCTCTGGAAAAGGTAAATCTTTGCAGTTTACATTATGAAGTGAAAAAGATCCCTAAAAACCAATTTGTTTTACAATATGGTGAGGTCTGCAGACATATTTATTTTGTAGAAAAAGGGCTTTTGAAAATGTATTCTATTGATAAAAACGGGAAGGAACATATTATACAGTTTGCTCCGGAGAGCTGGCTGATTTCAGACCGGAGCAGTCTTTACTTTAATGAAAAATCCATTTATTATATCGAAGCGGTAGAAGATTCTGAAATTCTTATGCTGCATCCGGATTTTATCAGTAAGCTGGTCGGAGAGTTTCCAAACAGTCTTGAAAAAAGTGATATTCTGGTCCAGAAACATATTAAAAGCCTTCAGGACAGGATCAATTCTTTACTGGGGGAGACCGCAGAAGAACGTTACATGAAATTCATCAGGATGTATCCTGATCTGCTGTTAAGGGTTCCCCAATGGATGATCGCTTCTTATCTTGGAATCACTCCTGAAAGCTTAAGCAGGGTCAGAAAAGAACTGGCCCGGAAAAATTTTGTTACGGACAATAAATAA
- a CDS encoding Crp/Fnr family transcriptional regulator, protein MKTISCMKIDEDLLKSNGGEIKNYNSKDFIFRSGDKPLYYWQIVEGTIKLNHYNEDGKEFVHNILGENQSFGDACLFVEKTYPMNAYTLTPCTVIKLPKNKLFSILKENPEISFEMNSCLSHRVYHKMIMMQSIASASPVIRIRGLMDYLKSFQEDCSAFSFPVKLTRQQIADFTGLRVETVIRTLKKMEQENSLKFEKRVIFF, encoded by the coding sequence ATGAAAACAATAAGCTGCATGAAGATTGATGAAGATCTTCTGAAATCAAATGGCGGTGAAATTAAAAATTACAATTCAAAGGATTTTATTTTTCGTAGCGGAGACAAACCTTTGTATTATTGGCAGATCGTCGAAGGAACAATAAAGCTTAACCACTATAATGAAGACGGAAAAGAGTTTGTTCATAATATTCTGGGAGAAAATCAGAGTTTTGGCGATGCATGCCTTTTTGTAGAGAAAACCTATCCGATGAATGCTTATACGCTTACCCCGTGTACTGTTATAAAACTACCCAAAAATAAGCTTTTTTCTATCCTCAAGGAAAACCCGGAAATTTCATTTGAGATGAACAGCTGCCTTTCTCACAGGGTATATCATAAAATGATCATGATGCAGAGTATCGCATCGGCCAGTCCTGTTATCAGGATCAGAGGTTTGATGGATTATCTCAAAAGCTTTCAGGAGGATTGTTCCGCATTTTCTTTTCCTGTAAAGCTGACGCGACAGCAGATTGCTGACTTTACAGGACTGAGAGTGGAGACTGTAATCCGCACCCTTAAAAAAATGGAACAGGAAAATTCACTTAAGTTTGAAAAAAGAGTGATTTTTTTCTAA